Proteins encoded within one genomic window of Camelina sativa cultivar DH55 chromosome 19, Cs, whole genome shotgun sequence:
- the LOC104768143 gene encoding protein RRP6-like 1, giving the protein MVSTNTSDFLSNLHDSLLVMIISLLPFKESVLTSVLSKRWRNLCRETTSLVVKESEIAKPTSRDSAFLVAVMLEWVDLEHNQYRSFQGLTCLMQISTRTEDYIVDTFKLWDHIGPYLRELFKDPKKKKVMHGADRDIIWLQRDFGIYVCNLFDTGQASRVLKLERKSLEFLLKHYCGVAANKEYQNADWRIRPLPDVMTRYAREDTHYLLYIYHVMQIDLHIMAKENEQSDSPLIEVYKRSYDVCMQLYEKELLTEDSYLHVHGVQTGHLNAVQLAIIAGLCEWRDQIARADDESTGYVLPNKTLIDIAKDMPINVGQLRRLLKSKHPYIERNFDAVINVIRRAMQNAAAFEPIVQSLKDWRPGTVEKNIIPMIEKPSTEFTAYLEFCPQRGSLKGKEVVKVSKSKPDNVIVLDDDDDTDEQSWERGDASNRALEMPSQSMTQVPKTSSTEIVVIEDDDESENDSESREDEDMIRRSEKHRRFMSLKRGFLNI; this is encoded by the exons atggtttcAACAAACACCTCAGACTTCTTATCAAATCTTCATGATTCTCTTTTGGTTATGATAATCTCGTTGTTACCATTCAAAGAATCGGTACTAACGAGTGTTctttcaaagagatggagaaatcTTTGTCGTGAGACAACAAGTCTTGTCGTCAAAGAGTCTGAAATTGCAAAACCCACAAGTCGTGATAGCGCTTTCTTGGTTGCTGTTATGCTTGAATGG GTTGATCTGGAGCATAATCAGTATAGATCTTTTCAAGGATTAACATGTTTGATGCAAATCTCCACCAGAACCGAGGATTATATTGTTGATACATTCAAGCTTTGGGATCACATTGGTCCTTATCTAAGGGAACTCTTCAAAgaccctaaaaagaaaaag GTTATGCATGGAGCAGATCGTGATATTATTTGGCTTCAACGGGACTTCGGCATTTATGTCTGCAATCTTTTTGACACAGGACAG GCCTCAAGGGTGCTAAAGCTGGAGAGAAAGAGTCTCGAATTTCTTCTGAAGCATTATTGTGGAGTTGCTGCAAACAAAGA ATACCAAAATGCAGACTGGAGAATACGACCGCTTCCGGATGTAATGACAAG ATATGCTAGAGAAGATACCCATTATCTTTTGTACATTTATCATGTAATGCAAATAGATTTGCACATAATGGCAAAGGAAAACGAGCAATCTGACTCTCCTCTAATAGAG GTTTACAAACGCAGTTACGATGTGTGCATGCAACTATATGAGAAAGAGCTTTTGACTGAGGATTCATATCTTCACGTTCATGG GGTTCAGACAGGTCACCTCAATGCAGTTCAACTTGCCATTATTGCG GGGCTTTGTGAATGGCGAGATCAGATTGCACGTGCAGACGATGAGAGCACCGGTTATGTATTGCCAAACAAAACACTTATTGACATAG cCAAGGATATGCCAATTAATGTTGGCCAGTTGCGACGGTTGTTGAAGTCAAAGCATCCTTACATCGAGCGTAATTTTGACGCTGTGATCAATGTCATCAGACGAGCAATGCAAAATGCAGCGGCATTCGAGCCAATTGTTCAATCTTTAAAAGATTGGCGTCCTGGAACA GTTGAGAAAAATATCATACCTATGATTGAGAAACCGAGTACAGAGTTCACAGCTTATTTGGAGTTTTGCCCTCAAAGAGGAAGTTTGAAA GGAAAGGAAGTTGTCAAAGTGTCCAAGTCCAAGCCAGATAATGTCATAGTgctggatgatgatgatgataccgATGAACAGAGCTGGGAAAGAGGGGATGCTTCGAATAGGGCTTTGGAAATGCCTTCACAATCAATGACTCAAGTGCCAAAGACAAGTAGTACGGAAATTGTAGTtatagaagatgatgatgagtcagAGAATGACTCGGAAAgtagagaagatgaagatatgATTAGGAGAAGTGAGAAGCATAGGAGATTCATGAGTCTAAAACGCGGCTTTCTTAACATTTAG
- the LOC104767037 gene encoding F-box protein At2g18780-like isoform X1, with product MISDLPRDLAEEVLFRIPVTSLRGVRSTCKKWNTLSKDGSFTRRHIGKEEAKKKQRKAFHVVMMLNYRVSLFSVNLRSPTRIKRVGQLISMEDADRVGISNIFHCDGLLLCTPTKEDISRLVVWNPCSSQTWSVQPRNSFNIWDRYALGYDELKKNHKVLRFVDVYDYKNMCTQLREFEIYSFGSNSWKVLDVNPDWDIEFVHRGLSLQGNTYWFARDKVFPAGGDHSYFLLCFDFTTERFGPRLPLPFHPFVRDTVALSSVGEKQLAVLFQRCSSPYTLKIWISSKIEPNAVSWNKSFLKVDMKPYTGYSFCFTGGSFFVDERKKVAVVLDKNVGSCNPTRNIAHIIGKKGYFKKVDLGKSRHRLCWPLGCSYVPSSVQINQNTA from the exons ATGATCTCCGATCTTCCAAGGGATTTGGCAGAGGAGGTGCTCTTTAGGATTCCGGTGACATCTCTGAGAGGAGTGCGATCGAC ATGCAAAAAGTGGAACACTTTATCCAAAGATGGGTCCTTTACAAGAAGGCACATcggcaaagaagaagcaaagaagaagcagaggaaggcGTTTCATGTGGTGATGATGCTCAATTACAGGGTCTCTTTATTCAGCGTCAATCTCCGCTCTCCTACTCGTATAAAGCGTGTAGGTCAACTTATTAGCATGGAGGATGCAGATCGAGTCGGCATATCCAATATCTTTCACTGCGATGGTTTATTGTTATGCACACCCACCAAAGAAGACATATCTAGGCTTGTTGTTTGGAACCCTTGTTCAAGTCAAACATGGTCGGTCCAACCTAGAAACTCTTTCAACATATGGGACAGGTACGCTCTTGGCTACGACGAGCTGAAGAAGAACCACAAAGTCTTGAGATTTGTGGATGTATACGACTACAAAAACATGTGTACCCAACTTCGTGAGTTTGAAATTTACAGTTTTGGCTCTAATTCATGGAAGGTTCTTGATGTCAATCCGGACTGGGATATAGAATTTGTTCACCGTGGCTTGTCTCTACAGGGTAACACTTACTGGTTTGCCCGTGACAAGGTTTTCCCAGCAGGAGGAGATCATTCTtatttcttactctgttttgactTCACCACTGAGAGATTTGGACCGCGTCTGCCTCTGCCGTTTCACCCTTTCGTTCGAGATACTGTAGCTCTATCTAGTGTTGGGGAAAAACAGCTTGCCGTGTTGTTTCAGCGATGCTCATCTCCATATACCTTGAAGATATGGATTAGCAGCAAGATTGAGCCTAATGCAGTTTCGTGGAACAAGTCCTTCTTAAAGGTTGATATGAAACCTTACACCGGTTATTCCTTCTGTTTTACGGGTGGGAGTTTCTTCGTTGACGAGAGGAAGAAGGTGGCCGTGGTTCTTGATAAGAACGTAGGTAGCTGTAACCCCACTCGTAACATAGCTCACATCATTGGAAAGAAGGGCTACTTTAAGAAAGTTGATCTTGGCAAATCTAGGCACCGACTTTGCTGGCCACTTGGGTGCTCTTATGTTCCGAGCTCTGTGCAAATCAACCAGAACACAGCCTAA
- the LOC104767037 gene encoding F-box protein At2g18780-like isoform X2, translating to MISDLPRDLAEEVLFRIPVTSLRGVRSTCKKWNTLSKDGSFTRRHIGKEEAKKKQRKAFHVVMMLNYRVSLFSVNLRSPTRIKRVGQLISMEDADRVGISNIFHCDGLLLCTPTKEDISRLVVWNPCSSQTWSVQPRNSFNIWDRYALGYDELKKNHKVLRFVDVYDYKNMCTQLREFEIYSFGSNSWKVLDVNPDWDIEFVHRGLSLQGNTYWFARDKVFPAGGDHSYFLLCFDFTTERFGPRLPLPFHPFVRDTVALSSVGEKQLAVLFQRCSSPYTLKIWISSKIEPNAVSWNKSFLKVDMKPYTGYSFCFTGGSFFVDERKKVAVVLDKNVGSCNPTRNIAHIIGKKGYFKKVDLGKSRHRLCWPLGCSYVPSSVQINQNTA from the coding sequence ATGATCTCCGATCTTCCAAGGGATTTGGCAGAGGAGGTGCTCTTTAGGATTCCGGTGACATCTCTGAGAGGAGTGCGATCGACATGCAAAAAGTGGAACACTTTATCCAAAGATGGGTCCTTTACAAGAAGGCACATcggcaaagaagaagcaaagaagaagcagaggaaggcGTTTCATGTGGTGATGATGCTCAATTACAGGGTCTCTTTATTCAGCGTCAATCTCCGCTCTCCTACTCGTATAAAGCGTGTAGGTCAACTTATTAGCATGGAGGATGCAGATCGAGTCGGCATATCCAATATCTTTCACTGCGATGGTTTATTGTTATGCACACCCACCAAAGAAGACATATCTAGGCTTGTTGTTTGGAACCCTTGTTCAAGTCAAACATGGTCGGTCCAACCTAGAAACTCTTTCAACATATGGGACAGGTACGCTCTTGGCTACGACGAGCTGAAGAAGAACCACAAAGTCTTGAGATTTGTGGATGTATACGACTACAAAAACATGTGTACCCAACTTCGTGAGTTTGAAATTTACAGTTTTGGCTCTAATTCATGGAAGGTTCTTGATGTCAATCCGGACTGGGATATAGAATTTGTTCACCGTGGCTTGTCTCTACAGGGTAACACTTACTGGTTTGCCCGTGACAAGGTTTTCCCAGCAGGAGGAGATCATTCTtatttcttactctgttttgactTCACCACTGAGAGATTTGGACCGCGTCTGCCTCTGCCGTTTCACCCTTTCGTTCGAGATACTGTAGCTCTATCTAGTGTTGGGGAAAAACAGCTTGCCGTGTTGTTTCAGCGATGCTCATCTCCATATACCTTGAAGATATGGATTAGCAGCAAGATTGAGCCTAATGCAGTTTCGTGGAACAAGTCCTTCTTAAAGGTTGATATGAAACCTTACACCGGTTATTCCTTCTGTTTTACGGGTGGGAGTTTCTTCGTTGACGAGAGGAAGAAGGTGGCCGTGGTTCTTGATAAGAACGTAGGTAGCTGTAACCCCACTCGTAACATAGCTCACATCATTGGAAAGAAGGGCTACTTTAAGAAAGTTGATCTTGGCAAATCTAGGCACCGACTTTGCTGGCCACTTGGGTGCTCTTATGTTCCGAGCTCTGTGCAAATCAACCAGAACACAGCCTAA
- the LOC104767038 gene encoding uncharacterized protein LOC104767038 has product MSLRIKLVVDKFVEELKQALDADIQDRIMKEREMQSYIEEREREVAEREAAWKAELSRRETEIARQEARLKMERENLEKEKSVLMGTASNQDNQDGALEITVSGEKYRCLRFSKAKK; this is encoded by the exons ATGTCGCTGAGGATTAAATTAGTGGTTGATAAGTTTGTGGAGGAGCTGAAGCAAGCACTTGACGCTGATATACAAGATCGGATcatgaaggagagagagatgcaGAGTTATATCGAAGAGCGTGAGCGGGAAGTCGCTGAGCGAGAAGCTGCCTGGAAAGCTGAGCTCTCTCGCCGTGAG ACGGAGATCGCTAGACAGGAAGCGAGgttgaagatggagagagagaatctggagaaggagaagagcgTTCTCATGGGGACTGCTTCGAATCAGGATAATCAAGACGGTGCTCTTGAGATTACTGTGAGTGGTGAGAAGTATCGTTGTCTTAGATTCTCTAAGGCTAAGAAATGA
- the LOC104767039 gene encoding 40S ribosomal protein S4-1 → MARGLKKHLKRLNAPKHWMLDKLGGAFAPKPSSGPHKSRECLPLVLIIRNRLKYALTYREVISILMQRHIQVDGKVRTDKTYPAGFMDVVSIPKTNENFRLLYDTKGRFRLHSIKDEEAKFKLCKVRSIQFGQKGIPYLNTYDGRTIRYPDPLIKPNDTIKLDLEENKIVEFIKFDVGNVVMVTGGRNRGRVGVIKNREKHKGSFETIHIQDSTGHEFATRLGNVFTLGKGTKPWVSLPKGKGIKLTIIEEARKRLSAQQAA, encoded by the exons ATG gcAAGAGGTTTGAAGAAGCATTTGAAGAGGCTCAATGCTCCTAAGCATTGGATGCTTGACAAACTTGGTGGTGCTTTT GCCCCCAAGCCATCTTCTGGACCACACAAGTCTAGGGAGTGTTTACCCCTTGTCCTTATCATCAGGAACAGGTTGAAGTATGCTCTGACTTACAGAGAAGTGATTTCGATCTTGATGCAAAGGCATATTCAGGTTGATGGAAAAGTGAGGACTGACAAGACTTACCCTGCTGGTTTTATGG ATGTTGTGTCaattccaaaaacaaatgaGAACTTCCGTCTTTTGTATGACACCAAGGGACGTTTCCGTCTCCACTCCATCAAGGATGAGGAAGCTAAG TTCAAGCTTTGCAAGGTGAGATCTATCCAGTTTGGTCAGAAGGGCATTCCCTACCTGAACACATATGATGGTCGTACCATCCGTTACCCCGACCCGCTCATCAAGCCTAATGACACCATCAAGCTCGACCTTGAAGAAAACAAGATTGTGGAGTTCATTAAGTTCGATGTGGGCAATGTAGTTATGGTCACcggaggaagaaacagagggCGTGTTGGTGTGATCAAGAACCGTGAGAAGCACAAGGGAAGTTTCGAGACCATCCACATCCAAGACTCAACAGGACATGAGTTTGCTACAAGGTTGGGAAATGTGTTCACTCTCGGCAAAGGAACAAAGCCATGGGTGTCTCTTCCAAAGGGTAAAGGTATTAAGTTGACCATCATTGAGGAAGCCAGGAAGAGACTTTCTGCTCAACAAGCTGCTTAA